The Moorena producens PAL-8-15-08-1 genomic interval CGTTTAGTGTGTTGCGTCAATTCAAGCCATAGACTCTCTGGGAATTCCGGGCTAGAAGAAATCTGATTAAATTGCCAAGGCATTGGCAGCCTCACCATGCTGAAGCAAATTTCCACTCTTTTGGTGCCCGTTCCATTGGCGAGCTTCAGGCAGTGCCTTGTCGCACCGCCTTTAATGAGACTACTTGTCAGCTCTCAGCACTCAGTCGTGAGCTAAAAGCTCACGGGTGCGCGTTCAGCTTATTTTATTCAAAGCACCTCAAGTATTCTGCAGGTAGGGCATAAACACATCAAATAGCGTGGCCACAGGCCAATGGCTGAGAGCTGAGAGCTGAATACTGACAACTTCTTAAGTATTTTTACTTAAATACTTAGACAGTCTTGCTAGTTTCTAGAGCTTTTTGGATGGTTGCGACAGTTGAGCCTTTGAATCTAGCATACAACTTCTCCCGTCCCCTCTCTGTGTAATGATCAAACCATTGTTAGACTGATCAGTTTCAGGATCTATGAACTTGCTCTCTGACGGTGGGGGAGGTAGGAGCTCGTGTTTACGTAAGAATTCTTAACAAAATTTTTCATTAAATCAGTTTACTCTAATAATTTGGAAAGATATTCGCTTGTCTGTAAGTAGTAATACAAATACCGTCAACTTTAGGAACAAAAATAAAGAATGAGTACCAATTTAGCCACCAAGTTGCGTGAGGGCACGAAAACATCCCATACCATGGCAGAGAATGTGGGTTTTGTCAAGTGCTTTTTGAAAGGAACCGTTGAAAAAACCTCCTACCGGAAATTAGTATCCAACCTTTACTTCGTCTATTCCGCCATGGAAGAGGAGATGGAGCGCCATCGGGAACACCCGATTCTTTCAAAAATCTACTTCCAAGAGCTCAATCGGAAAAAGAGCCTAGAGCAAGACCTATACTATTACTACGGTTCTAACTGGCAAGAGAAAGTAGTCCCTTCAGTGGCGGCTAAAGAGTATGTGCAAAGAATTAAAGATATGTCTGAGAAGGAACCAGAACTATTGGTTGCTCACTCCTACACCCGCTATCTAGGGGACTTATCTGGCGGACAAATTCTCAAAAAGATTGCCCAGCGCGGGATGAACTTATCAGATGGGCAAGGTACTGCTTTTTATGAATTCAAGCAAATCCCTGATGAGAAGGGATTCAAGACT includes:
- a CDS encoding heme oxygenase (biliverdin-producing), whose amino-acid sequence is MSTNLATKLREGTKTSHTMAENVGFVKCFLKGTVEKTSYRKLVSNLYFVYSAMEEEMERHREHPILSKIYFQELNRKKSLEQDLYYYYGSNWQEKVVPSVAAKEYVQRIKDMSEKEPELLVAHSYTRYLGDLSGGQILKKIAQRGMNLSDGQGTAFYEFKQIPDEKGFKTKYRQAMDELPIDDATADRIVEEANAAFGMNMKMFQELEGNLIKAIGIMLYNTLTRRRVRGSTELATAE